Part of the Mycolicibacterium mageritense genome is shown below.
GTGCTGCCTGGCCGCCCCGCTGTGGGCCGACCACGTGGCACACACGTCACCGAACGAGAACCACATCACCGACAAGGTGCTGATCGACGGCGAGGAGACCTACGTGGTGTCGCCGGACGGCACTCCCATCGGTCCGGGGCTGCACGGCCGGTATCTGCTGGGTGCCGACCAGAACGGCCGCGACGTCATGGTGCGGTTGCTCTACGGCGGTCGCACGTCGATCTACATCGGCCTGGCCGCGGCGCTGACCACTACGGTGCTGGCGGTGATGATCGGCCTGCTCGCCGGCTACTACCGGGGCTGGATCGACGCGCTGCTGTCGCGGGCGATGGACGTGGTGTGGGCCTTTCCCGTGCTGCTGCTCGGGATAGCGCTGGGCACCGCTCTGGCACTCGGGGGCGTCAAGCTCGGCCCGGTGCAGGTCGCCGGGGACTCACTGTGGATTCCGATCCTCATCATCGGCTGCGTGTACGTGCCGTACATGGCCCGGCCGATCCGTGGCGAGGTGCTGGCGTTGCGGCAGAAGGAGTTCGTCGAGGCCGCGGTGGCCATGGGCAAGGGACCGCTGCGCATCATGGGCTCCGAGCTGCTGCCCAACATCATCTCCACGATCATCGTGTTCTTCACGCTCAACATCGCCAACAACATGCTTTTGGAGTCGGCGCTGTCGTTCCTCGGGGCCGGGGTGCGGCCCCCGAATGCGTCGTGGGGCACGATGATCGCCGACGGGTACCAGACCATCTACACCGCGCCGCATCTGACGATCGTGCCCGGCCTGATGATCGTCATCACGGTGCTCTCGCTCAACGTGTTCGGCGACGGGTTGCGTGACGCGCTCGACCCGAAGGCCCGAATCCGGTTGGAGCACTGATGGTCAGATTCGTCGTCCGGCGGCTGCTGGGCATGGTGGCCGTGTTGTTCGCCATCTCGGTGCTGGTGTTCGTCATCTTCAACGTGATCCCGAACTCGGACCCGGCCGCGCGCATCGCGGGCAAGAACGCCAACCCGGCACTCATCGCCCGGGTCAGCCACGAGCTCGGGCTCGATCAGCCGTTGCCCGTGCAGTACCTGACCATGATGAAGCAGATCTTCACCGGCCAGCTCACCTCATACGCCAGCAATCGCAATGTCGCCGAACAGATCTGGGAAGGCCTGCCCGCGACACTTTCGCTGTGCATCGGCGCGGCGGTGTTGTGGATGGCACTGGCCATCTGGTTCGGTTACCTCAGCGCCGTGCACGCGGGCAAGTTCACCGACCGGGCCCTCACGGTGCTGTCGCTGGCCGGCATCTCGATGCCGGTGTTCTGGTTGGCCGCGATCCTGCTGTACTTCCTGAGTTACAAGCTCGAGCTGTTCCCGTCGAGCAGCTACGTGCCACTGGCGGAGGATCCTTTGCAGTGGGCGTATCACCTGATCCTGCCGTGGATCACGCTGGCCGTGCTCTACGTCGGGTTCTACAGCCGCGTGCTGCGCACCAACATGCTCGACGCGGCGCACGAGGACTACGTGCGGACCGCTCGCGCCAAGGGCATCAGTGAACGGCAGGTGCGGGTCCGGCACATCCTGCGCAATTCGCTGATCCCGATCGTGACGTTGTTCGGCCTGGATTTCGGCGCCGTGGTGGGCGGTGGCGCGATCCTCACCGAAACCGTCTTCAACATCAACGGTGTCGGGCTGTATGCGGGCGAGGCCATCCGCACGCTGGATCTGCCGCCGCTCATCGGCGTGACGATGTACGGAGCGTTCTTCATCGTGCTGTTCAACACGATCGTCGACCTGGCATACGCCTACCTCGATCCGCGGATCCGACTGGGAGAGGCGGCACCGGTATGAGTGAACTCCTTGAGGTCAAAGAACTGAGCGTCAGCTTCACCACCGACGACGGCGTCGTGCAAGCCGTCGACGGGGTGTCGTTCTCCCTGGGCAGTGGCGAAATCCTCGCGGTCGTCGGTGAATCCGGGTCGGGCAAGAGCGTGACCGCGCAGACCTTGATCGGGTTGACCCGCGGTTCCAACACGGCCATCGCGGGCTCGGTCGAGTTCGACGGACGCGACATCACGGCCCTCGACTCCGCCGCCATGCGTTCCGTGCGCGGCGAGCACATCGCGATGATCTTCCAGGATCCGATGACCTCGCTGAACCCCGTGTACCGGGTCGGTGACCAGATCATCGAGATGATCCGGGCGCATCGCGACATCTCGAAGGCGCAGGCCCGCGAACGCGCGGTGGAACTGCTCCGTTCGGTGGGCATTCCGCATCCCGAGCGCCGGGTCCGGGACTACCCGCACGAGTTCTCCGGTGGTATGCGGCAGCGCGTGATGATCGCGATGGCCCTGGCATTGGAACCCGAGCTGCTCATCGCCGACGAGCCGACGACGGCCCTCGACGTCACGGTGCAGGCCCAGATCCTGCGCCTGGTCGAAAAACTCAACGCCGACCGCGGGTTGGCGGTCGTGTTGATCACGCACGATCTGGGTGTGGTGGCCGAGGTGGCCGACCGCGTCGTCGTCATGTACGCCGGTCAGATCGTGGAGGACGGCACGCTCGACGAGATCTTCTACGATCCGCAGCATCCGTACACCTGGGGCCTGTTGGGGTCGATGACGCGGCTCGACCAGCCACGCACGGCACGGCTGACCCAGATCTCCGGGCAACCGCCGTCACTGCTCGATCCCCCGACGGGGTGCCGCTTCGCCCCGCGCTGCCCGCATGTGTTCGAGAAGTGCGCCGAGCCTCCGCCGCTCGAAGCCCGCAACGGCGGCGCACATCTGGATCGATGCTGGTTGTCCTTGGACGAGAAGAGGACTCTGCGGTGACTGCACTGTTGGAAGTGACCGATCTGGTCAAGTACTTCCCCGTCAAGGCCGGGGTGGTGATCGACCGTGAAGTGGCGCAGGTGCGGGCCGTCGACGGGGTGAGCCTGACGCTCAACGAGGGCGAAACCCTGGGCCTGGTCGGCGAATCCGGCAGTGGCAAGTCGACCCTGTGCCGTGCCATCCTGCAGCTGATCCGGCCCACGTCGGGGTCGGTCCGGTTCGACGGTGAGGAGCTCGTCGGACGGTCCCCGCGCGAGCTGCGGCCGCTGCGGCGCCAGATCCAGATGATCTTCCAGGATCCCTATGCATCGCTGAATCCCCGCAAACGCGTGGGCCAGATCATCGGCGACCCGTTGGAACTGCACGGCCTGGCCAGCGGCGCCGACCTCAAGCGCCGGGTCCAGGAGTTGCTCGACCGGGTCGGACTGCGTGCCGAGCACTACAACCGGTTTCCACACGAGTTCTCGGGCGGGCAGCGCCAGCGCATCGGGATCGCCAGAGCCGTTGCGCTGCAACCCAAGCTGGTCATCGCCGACGAGCCGGTGTCGGCGCTCGACGTTTCGGTGCAGGCGCAGATCATCAATCTGCTCAAGGAACTGCAGGAAGACTTCGGGCTGTCCTACCTGTTCGTGGCGCACGACCTCGGCGTGATCCGGCAGGTGTCGGACCGGGTCGCGGTGATGTACCTCGGCAAGGTCGTCGAAAATGCCGAGGCCGACAGCCTCTACGGCAAACCGCTGCACCCGTATTCGAACGCGCTGCTGTCAGCGGTGCCCATCCCGGACCCCAGGCGCAACGTGGAGCGTGAGCGCCTGGTCCTGGAGGGTGACGTGCCGAGCCCGATCAACCCGCCCTCGGGCTGTAGCTTCCACACGCGCTGCCCGTGGTGCACCGAGGTGTGTGTCACCGACGCCCCTCCGTTGGAGGAGCTGGAACCGCGCCATGCCGCGGCGTGTCATCATCCGCGAAATCTGTAGGCCCCCGGCTGGACGATGCGGGAGCTGCCGGTGATGTTGTGGGCTGGCACTGTGGCGAACGTGCAGGCTTGCGTGGTAATTTCGCGATTTTCGTGACAACAGGCTGCACGCTCGCCACAGTGCGCCAGAGGGGATCCACCTCGCTGGCCGGGGCCACAGAACACGACCAAGGCATCCAGGCACTTAGTTTGAAGATCGCGGTTATCAGGTAGCCACGATCTTCAACGTAAGTGCACCAGAGACGCTGCAGTCAGCCCGCGTGATGTTCCCGGCCCGCGGACACGGTCGTGCGCACTTTCGCCGTCAGCAGTGCATCGGCACCGACGGTGAACGGATCGCTGTCGAGCACCACGAAGTCGGCGGCGTGCCCGGCCATGAGGCGCCCTGTCACGCCTTCCCACCGGCACGAGTACGCGGCATCTCGGGTGGCGTGCGCTATCGCCTCGGCCAACGGCAGCGCGTAGTCCGGCAGGTTCGGCGCAAGTGCCGGGTCGCAGGCGGACCGCCGTGTGGTGGCCACGTACATGTTGGGCAGCGGCGGGTACGGCGCGGTCGGCGCATCTGAGCCGAATGCCAATGTGGCTCCGGCAGCTGTGAATTCGGGCCACGGAAAGCCGCGGTCAGCGCGGTGGTCGCCGAGCATGGCGCGCCAGTTGTCGGTGATCGCCGGATCGGCGTGCACGGGCTGCATGGATGCGACGACACCGAGGCCGGCCAAGCGCGCGACGTTGGCCTCGGTCACGGTCTCCAGATGCTCGATGCGGTGCCTGCGGTCGCGCGGCCCGTTGACCGCGATCGCGTGCTCAAGAGCCGAGAGCGCGATGTCGGAGGCTTGGTCGCCGATGGCGTGCATCGCGACCTGAAGACCCGCGGCGTCGGCGGCCGCGACCACGGGTGCAAGGGACTCGAGATCCCAGATGGGTTCGGGGTGACTGCCGTTGGCGTAGGGCTCTTTCATCGCGGCCGTGCAGCTGTCGATCACACCGTCGACGAGGATCTTGATGCCCGTGACACGCAGCCACGGCCCGGGCACGCGTCGGCTCAGCTCGGCCGCTTCATGCACCTGGGCCACGTTGTCGGCGGTCGACGCGGTCCGGTTGACCAGCCAGTGCCCCGCGATCCGCAGCGGCAACGTGCCATCGCCCGCGGCCAGCGCGCGTTCGAGCGCGGACAGATCGGCACTGTCGAGCCCCATGTCGACGGCTCCGGTCACACCGGCGGCCAGATAGTGGGCGAACGTCGCGGCCAGCGCGGCGTCGCGCTCGTCGTCGGTGACGGTGCTGTCGAGGAACGTCCGCATGAGCCCCAGTGCCGCCGTCTCGTACAACATTCCGGTGGCATTGCCGTCGCCGTCGCGTTCGATCGTGCCGCCGATGGGGTCGGGAGTGGCGGCGTCGATGCCGAGTTCGCGCAGCGCCGCGGTGTTCACCCACGCCGAGTGCACGTCGTTGGAGGCCAGGTACACGGGCCGGTCGGCAACGGCCGCGTCGAGCATGTGCCGGTCCGGCGCACGGCCCGCCAGCGGAGGGTACAGCCAACTGCGGCCCAGGATCCGCGGTGCGGACGGATCCGCCGAAGCGGCTGCCGCCAACCGGTTCTGGATGTCGGCGAGGTCGACGGCGTCGAACAGGTCGACCTGCTGGAGCGCCTGCCCCATCGACACCAGGTGGGTGTGGGCGTCGATGAAGCCCGGTAGCACCAGGGCGCCGTCGAGTTCGACTGTGCGGGTGATGCCGGGCAGCGCGTCGGCCGCCGCGGTGTCACCGACGAACATCAGCTCCGATCCCGAGACCACAAGGGATTCGGCCCATTCCGGTTGTGTCGCGGTGAAGATCCGTCCGCCCCGGTAATGCGTCGTCATCGGGCAGCCACCTGCGTGGTCTCCACGGTGTTCCAGTTGCCGTCCCGGGCCTGCAACGGCGTGCCCGCGAGGATGCGGGCCCGGCGGTGCTCGGGTTCGAGCAGTACGGTCGCCAACGTCGCCCAGCGTTGACCGAACACCGCGCCCGGCGCGGGTGTGCAGCACAGTTGCGGCTGGCCGGGATCGGACTGCAGATATGGGATCAGGTCGACGGCCTGCTCTGGTGTCGGGTAGCGCACGAGCCGGGACGTGATGAGCTGCAATCGTTCCTGCGAATCCGGGTCGTAGAGTCCGGGTTTCTCGAACGGCGTGTTGCGAGCGTCCAGGAAGTGGTTGGTGTGTGGCAGGTAGCCCCCGCGCTGCGACAGCACGGTGACTCCGCGTGGGCTCAGTTCGGCACACACCGCGGTGGTCGGATCGAGCAGGGTGAAGGCGCCCGACGTGCGGATCGGCGCCCCACGCAACACCTCCAGCGCCTCGGCCACACTGCCCGCAGTACCGAGAACCGCCGCCGCGAGCACATGCACCGGCACACCCGCCGGCGCGTCGTCACGGTGCCCGAGGATGTTGAAGAACAGCCCGAGGCCCGCGCTGTTGACCCCGATCTTGCCGAGCATGCCGTGTTCGGTGAGGCCGACGTACGCATGCGTGGTGCCCCGCACGTCGTGCAGATGCCAGAACGGGTCCAGCTCCTGGTGCCAGTCCCAGGTCTGAATACCGAAGGGCGCACCGGTTTCCGGTACGCAACCGATCGTCGAGCATTCGCCGGGCCTGCTTCCCAGCGCCTGAGCCAGGATCTCGGTGCGGGCATTGACGGCCATCACCCGCCAAGGGTCGAGACCGGCACCGTCTGCGACCCCGACGATCTCGTCCACATAGCGCGAGTCCCAGCGCCCGATGACGTCGGTGATCCGCTCGGCATCGGAACACACTGTCGCTTCATCGATTCCGACGGTCCGGAACAGGTCGAAGTACAGGTCGACGGCCGCGGGCAGGTCAGCGCGCAACGCATGCCCGCGGGCCCGGCCCCGTTCGGTGGGAGCCACGCCGTCGACGACGATGATCTCGTGCCCGGTCATGCCGGGACCGCCTTACGTCGGCCCATCAGCACGACGTACAGCACTGCAGGAACCAGGAGTCCGACGGGAAGCGAAAGATCCACGCCGCCAATCGCTTCCGCGATCGGACCGGTGTACACCGGGGCGGCCACACACAGCAGGCTCAGGCCGATGCCGATCAGCACCGCGACGGCACCGGCCCGGTTGACGCCGGCGGTGTACCAGTACGGGCTCGCCGGGGTCTGATCGGTCAGCCCCGGGCCGTCGTATGCGTTGCGCCGCCACAGCACGTCGGCCACGTACACCGCCATCACCGGCCCCATCACGGTGACCACGAGCTGCATCATATTGCTCACGGTGTCAAGAAAGTTCGAGACCAGCAGGGCGTACATGGTCATGGCGGCACCGATCGAACCGTCCAGCAGCACACTGCGCGACCGGCGCAGGCGCAAACCGACGGCCTGCAGCGCCAGGCCCGAGCTGTAGGCGGTCATGGCGTTGTTGGCCATGGTCCCGAGGATCACCGCGATCAGGAAGATCGGCACGAACCACGACGGCAACGCACCCTCGAGGGCCGTCTCCGGGTCTGCCATGTCGAGCGCGGTCGCGGCGAGCGCGCCCAGCCCGGTGATCAGGACGCTGGGCACGTACGCGCCCAGCGTGGTCCAGCCGGCCACGGCGAACGGCGAGGAGGCGGTGGGCAGGTAGCGCGCGAAGTCGGCGCTGTTGGTGTAGGACAGCGGGGCCGACGCGACGATCGCCAGTCCGGCTGCCACGGTCGCCCAGAGTTCGATCCCGTGCAGCGGCTGGCCGGGCTGGTATCCCCAGTTGGCGCTGCCGAGGACGTATGCCGCCATCACGACGAACACCGCGGTGAGGACCAGGGCGAGTGGCTGGTACAGCCGGACGATCGTGGCGTGGCCGTACACGCTGATGGCCAGCGTGATCACGGCGACGGCCAGGATCAGCCCGATCTTGACGGGCAGCGTCACCGCGACGCCGAACCGCTCGGCCAGCCGGAATGCCGTGTAGGAGGCGGCCGCCCAGTTCAGCGCCAGGTAACAGACGCTGATGAACCAGCTGGTCACCACGATGTTCACGCGATTGCCGCGGATACCGAACACCGCGCGCGTGATGACCTCGCTGGGCGTGCCCGACGCAGGCCCGCTCGCGGCCACGATGCCGGTGAGGATCGAGAAGAGATTGCCGACGACGATGACGGCCAGCGCCTGCCACAGGCTCAGGCCCATGAGGATCAGCGTCCCGCCGACCACGAGTGCCAGGTAGCCCACGTTCGGCGCGGCCCATACCGCGAACAGTTCCCGCGCCCGGCCGTGCCGCTCGCTCTCGGGGATGTAGTCGATCCCGTGGGTCTCGACGCGGCCCGCCTGGTCGGCGGCCGCCGGGAGATCGGTGGTGGCGGCGGGGTCTGCCGTCATGGGTGCCATGGCTCCTCCAGGGTGCGTGATTGCGATCACGCTACGTACCCAAATCGATTTGGACAATAACGTCTCCAAACTTTTTCAAAATCGATTTGTACGAGGTCCAGCCGTTGTTAGCCTGATCTCGTGCCCGAACGCCGCGTACGCCCGACGATCCACGACGTCGCCCGCCGCGCCGGGGTTTCCGCGACCACCGTGTCACACACGTTCAGCGGCAAAGGCGTCGTCGCCGCCGCCACCCGCGAGCACGTGCGCGAGGTCGCCAGAGAGCTGGGCTACCGGCCCGACGCGGTCGCGCGCGGGCTGCGCAACAGCAGGCTGGGGGTGCTGGCGCTGGTGCTGCGCCCGCTGGAGACCCTCGACTCGTTCCTGCCCGAAGGCGTGGACTACTTCCTGAGGTTCGCCGGGCAGGCCGCACTCGCCGCGATGCAGCTCGGATACGGGCTCATGCTCGTATCGGACCCGACGCAGGAAAGCTCACCGTCGGCCGCGCTGGCATGCGACGGCTTCCTGATCACCGAGCCCGTTCAGGGCGACCCACTGGTGCGGATGCTGATCGACGAGCGCATCCCGTTCCTGACCGTCGGGCGGGATCCGGCGAATGCCGATTACGACACCTGGATCGACACCGGCACGACGCAGATGACATACGAGGTGCTGCGCCACCTGACCGAGGCAGGCGCGTCGCGCGTCGCACTGGTCACCGGAACCGACCGCAACTCATGGAACATCGACGCCGAGAATGCGTACCGCGCGTGGGCTGCCGACCGTGGGCAGGAGCCGCTCGTCGTACATCAACCGGAGACCGCGGGCGAATCCGGAGGAAGCGCGGCAGCCCACGAATTATTGCGTGCCGCAAGCCCTCCCGATGCCGTGTACTGCCTCACCGGCAGGCACGCGGCCGGGCTGCTGCGCGCCGTGACCGAACGCGGCTACACCGTCCCCGGAGACATCAGGATCGTCGCGGGATCGGATTCCGAGCACAGCCGATCGACCACTCCCCCGATCACGTCGGTCGACCTCGGGCCGGAACTACTCGCCCGCGTCGCGGTCACCATGCTCGTCAATCGCCTTGAGTCGCTTGACCGTCCGATCCCGCCGGGCGATCTTCACGGCCGCCTCATCGTCCGGGGTTCGACCGCTTAGACGTGCACCCCGAACTCGACGAATACGCTGTTATCCGGCTGTGCGGACGACATTTTCGTCGAACTCGCGCTGGTCTACGGATACGGCTGATACGGGTACTGGGGCTGCTGCGGGTATTGCGGATACTGCGGCTGCGGCGGCCCGGTGTTCGGCACCTGGATCGGGATCGGCACGGGCACGAACGGCACGGTCACGTACGACGTGGTCATCGGGTTCGTCGTGGTGGTGGTCGTCGTGGGTGTCGTCGTGGTCGTGGTGGGCGTCGTCGTTGTCGTCGTAGTCGTCGTGGTGGTGGTGGTGGTCGTTGTCGTCGTGGTGGGCGGCGTGGTGGTCGTCGTCACGACATGCGTGGTCGTCACCGGCGGTGGCGGTGGGGGCGGCGGCGCTTCCTGGGTCACGGTGACCGGCGGAGGCGGCGCCTCGGTGACCGTCACGGGTGGTGGCGGTGGCGGCTCCATCGGACTGGGCGCGGGCTCTTCGATGAGCGGCTTCGGTTCCGCGGTACGCACTTCCGAGGTCGGTGCGGTGCCGGTCGAGCTGGTCAACGCGTAGGCCACGCCGCCGATGGCCACCAAAACCAATGCCGCGGCGACGCCGAACACCGCGAGCGGCAGCCGCTGCCACGCCGACCGCGGCGTCTCGATCGGCCCTGTCGGTGGCACGTACTGCACTGCGGGGCGGGCTGATGTTTCGCTGCCGTACGACTCCAGCGCGTCGGGACCGGTGTAGGGCACGACGTCGTCGTCGGTGTCGTCCTGCGACCAGGCCAGCGCCCGGAAGGTGGACGAACCTTCTGCGCCAGAGGGTGTTTCAGGAACCGCCGCGGCTCCGAGAGTCGGCGCGGTCGCCACGCCCAACGTGGGTGCCACGCCGGTCTGCGCGTCGGAATCGGCTGCGAACGCGGCCGACAACGCGGCCCCGATCGCCGCATCCAGTGCGGGCTGCGGCGTGGTCACGACCGCCGCGCGCGATTGTTCCGACAAGCGTTGCGTGATCAACGGGATGCTCGCGCCGCCGCCGATAGTCACCACGGCCGCCACCGATGACCAGCTGATCCTGTTGCGGTCCAACGCATTTTCGAGCGCGTCCAGTGCACCGCCGAGCGGTTGCTGCATGAGCGCTTCGAGTTCGGTGCGGGTGACGCGCACCGTGGCGGAGTATCCGGGCAGCTCGACCGGCAGGTCGGTCG
Proteins encoded:
- a CDS encoding ABC transporter ATP-binding protein, whose protein sequence is MTALLEVTDLVKYFPVKAGVVIDREVAQVRAVDGVSLTLNEGETLGLVGESGSGKSTLCRAILQLIRPTSGSVRFDGEELVGRSPRELRPLRRQIQMIFQDPYASLNPRKRVGQIIGDPLELHGLASGADLKRRVQELLDRVGLRAEHYNRFPHEFSGGQRQRIGIARAVALQPKLVIADEPVSALDVSVQAQIINLLKELQEDFGLSYLFVAHDLGVIRQVSDRVAVMYLGKVVENAEADSLYGKPLHPYSNALLSAVPIPDPRRNVERERLVLEGDVPSPINPPSGCSFHTRCPWCTEVCVTDAPPLEELEPRHAAACHHPRNL
- a CDS encoding Hsp70 family protein, with amino-acid sequence MSDPLGLSIGTTNLVAARVGNQPVSRRSVLTLSTDRTPQVGVPDSPGVTLGGFVERVGDPVPLVAPDGSAYPADTLLVEALDAMVDLAGGPSPQLTIAVPAHWGAPTLRALRNALRTNPNLSRDGMPARLVSDAVASLTALRANPGLPATGVVALLDFGGGGTSITLTDAAASFEPIDETTRFPDFSGDQIDQALLTHVLDGAAQAGGIDPSGTAAVGSLALLREECRQAKERLSAVTATDLPVELPGYSATVRVTRTELEALMQQPLGGALDALENALDRNRISWSSVAAVVTIGGGASIPLITQRLSEQSRAAVVTTPQPALDAAIGAALSAAFAADSDAQTGVAPTLGVATAPTLGAAAVPETPSGAEGSSTFRALAWSQDDTDDDVVPYTGPDALESYGSETSARPAVQYVPPTGPIETPRSAWQRLPLAVFGVAAALVLVAIGGVAYALTSSTGTAPTSEVRTAEPKPLIEEPAPSPMEPPPPPPVTVTEAPPPPVTVTQEAPPPPPPPPVTTTHVVTTTTTPPTTTTTTTTTTTTTTTTTTTPTTTTTTPTTTTTTTNPMTTSYVTVPFVPVPIPIQVPNTGPPQPQYPQYPQQPQYPYQPYP
- a CDS encoding ABC transporter permease, with product MAVAVQGRSPWYLAWIRLRRNKVALACGGLFVVIVLCCLAAPLWADHVAHTSPNENHITDKVLIDGEETYVVSPDGTPIGPGLHGRYLLGADQNGRDVMVRLLYGGRTSIYIGLAAALTTTVLAVMIGLLAGYYRGWIDALLSRAMDVVWAFPVLLLGIALGTALALGGVKLGPVQVAGDSLWIPILIIGCVYVPYMARPIRGEVLALRQKEFVEAAVAMGKGPLRIMGSELLPNIISTIIVFFTLNIANNMLLESALSFLGAGVRPPNASWGTMIADGYQTIYTAPHLTIVPGLMIVITVLSLNVFGDGLRDALDPKARIRLEH
- a CDS encoding ABC transporter permease codes for the protein MVRFVVRRLLGMVAVLFAISVLVFVIFNVIPNSDPAARIAGKNANPALIARVSHELGLDQPLPVQYLTMMKQIFTGQLTSYASNRNVAEQIWEGLPATLSLCIGAAVLWMALAIWFGYLSAVHAGKFTDRALTVLSLAGISMPVFWLAAILLYFLSYKLELFPSSSYVPLAEDPLQWAYHLILPWITLAVLYVGFYSRVLRTNMLDAAHEDYVRTARAKGISERQVRVRHILRNSLIPIVTLFGLDFGAVVGGGAILTETVFNINGVGLYAGEAIRTLDLPPLIGVTMYGAFFIVLFNTIVDLAYAYLDPRIRLGEAAPV
- a CDS encoding C45 family autoproteolytic acyltransferase/hydolase, which translates into the protein MTGHEIIVVDGVAPTERGRARGHALRADLPAAVDLYFDLFRTVGIDEATVCSDAERITDVIGRWDSRYVDEIVGVADGAGLDPWRVMAVNARTEILAQALGSRPGECSTIGCVPETGAPFGIQTWDWHQELDPFWHLHDVRGTTHAYVGLTEHGMLGKIGVNSAGLGLFFNILGHRDDAPAGVPVHVLAAAVLGTAGSVAEALEVLRGAPIRTSGAFTLLDPTTAVCAELSPRGVTVLSQRGGYLPHTNHFLDARNTPFEKPGLYDPDSQERLQLITSRLVRYPTPEQAVDLIPYLQSDPGQPQLCCTPAPGAVFGQRWATLATVLLEPEHRRARILAGTPLQARDGNWNTVETTQVAAR
- a CDS encoding purine-cytosine permease family protein, which codes for MTADPAATTDLPAAADQAGRVETHGIDYIPESERHGRARELFAVWAAPNVGYLALVVGGTLILMGLSLWQALAVIVVGNLFSILTGIVAASGPASGTPSEVITRAVFGIRGNRVNIVVTSWFISVCYLALNWAAASYTAFRLAERFGVAVTLPVKIGLILAVAVITLAISVYGHATIVRLYQPLALVLTAVFVVMAAYVLGSANWGYQPGQPLHGIELWATVAAGLAIVASAPLSYTNSADFARYLPTASSPFAVAGWTTLGAYVPSVLITGLGALAATALDMADPETALEGALPSWFVPIFLIAVILGTMANNAMTAYSSGLALQAVGLRLRRSRSVLLDGSIGAAMTMYALLVSNFLDTVSNMMQLVVTVMGPVMAVYVADVLWRRNAYDGPGLTDQTPASPYWYTAGVNRAGAVAVLIGIGLSLLCVAAPVYTGPIAEAIGGVDLSLPVGLLVPAVLYVVLMGRRKAVPA
- a CDS encoding LacI family DNA-binding transcriptional regulator; this translates as MPERRVRPTIHDVARRAGVSATTVSHTFSGKGVVAAATREHVREVARELGYRPDAVARGLRNSRLGVLALVLRPLETLDSFLPEGVDYFLRFAGQAALAAMQLGYGLMLVSDPTQESSPSAALACDGFLITEPVQGDPLVRMLIDERIPFLTVGRDPANADYDTWIDTGTTQMTYEVLRHLTEAGASRVALVTGTDRNSWNIDAENAYRAWAADRGQEPLVVHQPETAGESGGSAAAHELLRAASPPDAVYCLTGRHAAGLLRAVTERGYTVPGDIRIVAGSDSEHSRSTTPPITSVDLGPELLARVAVTMLVNRLESLDRPIPPGDLHGRLIVRGSTA
- a CDS encoding amidohydrolase, which produces MTTHYRGGRIFTATQPEWAESLVVSGSELMFVGDTAAADALPGITRTVELDGALVLPGFIDAHTHLVSMGQALQQVDLFDAVDLADIQNRLAAAASADPSAPRILGRSWLYPPLAGRAPDRHMLDAAVADRPVYLASNDVHSAWVNTAALRELGIDAATPDPIGGTIERDGDGNATGMLYETAALGLMRTFLDSTVTDDERDAALAATFAHYLAAGVTGAVDMGLDSADLSALERALAAGDGTLPLRIAGHWLVNRTASTADNVAQVHEAAELSRRVPGPWLRVTGIKILVDGVIDSCTAAMKEPYANGSHPEPIWDLESLAPVVAAADAAGLQVAMHAIGDQASDIALSALEHAIAVNGPRDRRHRIEHLETVTEANVARLAGLGVVASMQPVHADPAITDNWRAMLGDHRADRGFPWPEFTAAGATLAFGSDAPTAPYPPLPNMYVATTRRSACDPALAPNLPDYALPLAEAIAHATRDAAYSCRWEGVTGRLMAGHAADFVVLDSDPFTVGADALLTAKVRTTVSAGREHHAG
- a CDS encoding ABC transporter ATP-binding protein produces the protein MSELLEVKELSVSFTTDDGVVQAVDGVSFSLGSGEILAVVGESGSGKSVTAQTLIGLTRGSNTAIAGSVEFDGRDITALDSAAMRSVRGEHIAMIFQDPMTSLNPVYRVGDQIIEMIRAHRDISKAQARERAVELLRSVGIPHPERRVRDYPHEFSGGMRQRVMIAMALALEPELLIADEPTTALDVTVQAQILRLVEKLNADRGLAVVLITHDLGVVAEVADRVVVMYAGQIVEDGTLDEIFYDPQHPYTWGLLGSMTRLDQPRTARLTQISGQPPSLLDPPTGCRFAPRCPHVFEKCAEPPPLEARNGGAHLDRCWLSLDEKRTLR